The nucleotide window AAGTGCTAACGCTTTGCAGTTTTTTTTTTGAGCAGGACATTAGTGCTTAGTACAAATGTAATCCCACACACAACGTTAAAAAAGCCCAATTAACGAAGAAATCAGTTGCATTCTCAATCAATAAAAACAACCACTATCCATTCCCTACAAATAATACTACTTTTAAAAAATTAACTTCTTTGATATGTAAGAAATAATTTTAAATTTGTAAACACTGATAAATTAAACCAAAACATGCGCATAACATACCAATTAAACGTAAAACTGGTTTTATTTATGCGTATATAAACTAGTTATGCACAAATATAAAACAGCCAAATGACACTTTTAACAGCTGGAATAGACGACTTAGGAACAGAAAGACAACTATTAGAAGGTTGGTCTTATTTTGTAATTGAAAAGGAACTGCTTGATGAATTTTCTCAAAGGGCAAATGAATTACTTAATGGAATAGCATTAGATTCATTCCACGGGAAAAATTATAAAAGGAGATTTAAAGATAAATATTTGCAATTCCTCAAACTCTGTAGAGAGTATGCTGAGAAAAGTAAAATATCGCTAATTGGTGTTGTTTTACAGAATCAAGAATGGAAAAATCAGTACATTCCATTTACCGAACGATTAATCAAAAACGTCTATGGAAAAAATGATATTGATGACCCTAATTTGGTTTCATCTGCTCAAATGCTAACAAGTCCATTATTTACTTTACAACATTTGACTAAATCACTTTCTGCAGATTATGGAATACAAATAATAGTTGACAGTCATAATGTAACCCAAGGATTTGGAACACAAACTATTCAAGTTTCAAATTCAATAGGCTCAACAACTATGACATCAAATCAACTTCTTAATGTAATTTATAATGGCTACAGAAAACTTCAATATCCTAATTCACCAACATTGATAGATGATGGTATTTCAGTGGTATCTGATGGAGATTCCTTTTTGATACAAGCTGCTGATATAATGGGTAATTTTTCATTATCGTATGCAAAGAGAAAACTTGGAGTGGAGACTAACACAATTGTCGAAAAAGCAGAAATATTTTCTGAAGTTTTTGGTGACGTATTCGACAGCAAGGATTTTAATACTGATTTTGAAATTTCTGAAACAGGAGAACTTAATTTGAAGTTTGACGGACAACAAACGCTGCTATTTGGTCGATATGGAGAATAGAATATCTGTGCATAACAGCACCTACCCAAAAGGCGGGTTTTCGTGCTTCTCAGACAGTTTTGTGGTAGCTGAAAGTTCAGTTCTTCGAATGAAGTTTAGTGCTAAAAATCCCGCCCTTCGGGTAGCTGCAAAACGTTATAAGCCATTTTAGGAAGACACAACAAACATTAAAATTATGGAATACAAATACGACATTGCATTATCATTCGCTGGTGAGGACAGAGAATACGTTGATAAAGTTGCCCAAATTCTTAAAGACAAAAATGTTCGTGTTTTTTACGACAAGTTTGAAGAGGTTGACTTGTGGGGTAAAGACTTGGGTATTCATTTTGACTATGTTTACAGGCGACAATCAAAGTATTTTGTTCCTTTTATTTCAGTTCACTACGAACAAAAGGTATGGACAAATTACGAAGTGAGAACTGCTATTGCTCGTGCCATAGAAAACAAAGAAGAATACATTTTGCCTGTCCGTTTTGACAAGACAGAACTTGACGGAATTCGTTCAACCCTTGGTTATCTTGACATAAGTAAAATGCCACCCGAAGAACTTGCTAATAAAATCCTTCAAAAACTAGGAAACGAAGCAAATGTTCCTGTTCCAGAAAAAGAAGAACCCAAAGGACAAGTGTATCTTTCTACTTACCTTCAAGTAAGTGAGTTTTACGGTATGACAGGTATAATGATTGGTGTTACGGTTACAAACACTGTAAAAGATTACAGATACTTTGGCCCGCCTTACTTCAAAATCAGTCAGCCACTTCACGGGACAGCAGACACATTTCAATTAATGGACGCAGTCACGCCAGTTAGCTTTCCTAAACGAATGGAGTATGGAGAACAATATCAAATAATGTATAATCTCAAACAAGGCTTCCTTGACCAAATGAAAGGTTTTGTCGGACAAGAAGTTACTCTAACAGCATTTGTGGGGACAACTGTTGGAGAAAAATTCAGTTCAAATCCAATGAACATTGACGACTTATTTAAGTTCAAAAATTAGAATGACAAAAGCAATGACGACAGAAATAAAAACGGCTTATAACACGGGTTTTGCGTCAGGCAGGCTGACGTGCAAACTTGAAGTTTTGTGCTTCTAATAAACTTTAGTAATAAATTGAAGCCTTGTGCTCCGAAACTCGCCCGCACGCAAAGCCCGAAAACGTTGGTGGCAAGTTTAACGAAAATTGTAAATAAACAAAATATATTATGGGACATAAATTCGTGATCATAATCAATAAAAAACTTACATTAAAAGCTAAATTAGTGTTAATATTCGTTGTTATTTTGTTATTTTCTTTATTAGTTAGTTATGTTTTTATTTCATCATTTGATAAAGGATTGGAAAGAAAATTAATTGACAAAAATGAAAGAAAATAGATACTACTTTGAGAGTAAATCTAACGGATGGAGGAGCTGAGGGATTAAGTTGTCATACTTATGATTTAGAGCGAGAAGAGAGTTTTGAAACATTTACACCGACTGTAGGCTCAGACTTTCTTAATGGGTATAAGAATACAGTTTGTGATTGGGATAAGATACCTCAATCTGTTTTAAAACCTAATCAACCTATTATAAAAAAGAGGACAAAAAGCTTTTGGACATGCTAATTTAGCCATCACAGAAAGTTAAGAAATAATCTTAATTTTAACCTATGAAACAAGTCCGCAAAGTTTACGACAAAGCTTTTAAAGAGAAAGC belongs to Flavobacterium aquiphilum and includes:
- a CDS encoding toll/interleukin-1 receptor domain-containing protein, translating into MEYKYDIALSFAGEDREYVDKVAQILKDKNVRVFYDKFEEVDLWGKDLGIHFDYVYRRQSKYFVPFISVHYEQKVWTNYEVRTAIARAIENKEEYILPVRFDKTELDGIRSTLGYLDISKMPPEELANKILQKLGNEANVPVPEKEEPKGQVYLSTYLQVSEFYGMTGIMIGVTVTNTVKDYRYFGPPYFKISQPLHGTADTFQLMDAVTPVSFPKRMEYGEQYQIMYNLKQGFLDQMKGFVGQEVTLTAFVGTTVGEKFSSNPMNIDDLFKFKN